In Chitinophaga sp. H8, a single genomic region encodes these proteins:
- a CDS encoding RagB/SusD family nutrient uptake outer membrane protein: MKISIIQKITMAAALTCSMAACNESKFLDLVNPNQAVDKTFWTSEANAQSALATVYSPIRGQMYGYFGGYTGWHTMNRADDVWFILGEEMHNWEPATYTNTANTAESDFGRLYNCINRANVVMKNIRNVPMEENKINELYGEAAFLRGYAYFLLASNFGDVPLRLVSAGDDASEIMKPSSPEAEVWKQIVEDFKTAKSYLPVTRPSAQAGRITKGAAIAHLGKAYIYMKQYAEAETELAALLKAPYTYDLMPKFEDNFTEYTELNQESVFEIMYDGSFGEGSWGSEEPTSTQGFVIANFAGPQGTGGWFKWMPTASIVKSFITEERPAGADTRFDKRMYTSFYWKHSDFKDKVADGAWFGNLSFDKIWEASATKRLRGEPDYPSIDGVKGRFLIKKYTNFYKNQPDANSMYNQQNQNNNLRIMRFAEVLLLHAEACIKNNNLNGAIADLTRIRDRAGLAKKTWATPDALWQEMIHQNELEFFFEGHRFFDLKRWYPYDQMKQILVANKKQGAENFLAKHYYLPIPQNELNTNTAIKQHPMW, encoded by the coding sequence ATGAAAATCTCCATCATACAAAAAATCACCATGGCAGCTGCACTTACATGCTCCATGGCAGCCTGCAATGAATCCAAGTTTCTCGACCTGGTGAATCCCAACCAGGCGGTAGATAAAACCTTCTGGACCTCGGAGGCAAATGCACAATCTGCACTGGCCACCGTTTACTCCCCCATCCGCGGACAGATGTACGGTTATTTTGGCGGATATACCGGCTGGCATACCATGAACCGGGCCGACGATGTATGGTTCATCCTCGGAGAGGAAATGCACAATTGGGAACCGGCTACCTATACCAATACAGCCAACACCGCTGAAAGTGACTTTGGCAGGCTGTACAATTGTATCAACCGCGCCAATGTGGTAATGAAGAATATACGAAATGTGCCAATGGAGGAGAACAAGATTAACGAACTATATGGTGAGGCTGCATTCCTTCGTGGTTACGCCTACTTCCTGCTGGCCAGCAACTTCGGTGATGTCCCCCTTCGGCTGGTATCTGCCGGCGATGATGCGAGTGAGATCATGAAACCGTCCTCTCCTGAAGCAGAGGTGTGGAAACAAATCGTAGAAGATTTTAAAACCGCCAAATCATACCTGCCGGTTACCCGCCCTTCAGCACAAGCTGGCCGTATAACAAAAGGTGCTGCTATTGCACACCTCGGTAAGGCATACATATACATGAAGCAATATGCTGAAGCAGAAACAGAGCTGGCGGCCCTTCTTAAAGCTCCTTACACCTACGACCTGATGCCCAAGTTTGAAGACAACTTCACTGAATATACGGAGCTAAACCAGGAGTCTGTTTTTGAAATCATGTATGATGGCAGCTTTGGTGAAGGCTCCTGGGGTTCTGAAGAACCTACTTCCACACAGGGATTTGTGATTGCCAACTTCGCTGGCCCTCAGGGTACCGGCGGCTGGTTCAAATGGATGCCCACCGCTTCCATCGTGAAAAGCTTCATCACGGAAGAAAGACCTGCTGGCGCTGATACCAGATTCGACAAACGGATGTACACCAGCTTCTACTGGAAACACTCCGACTTTAAAGACAAAGTGGCCGATGGTGCCTGGTTCGGGAACCTGTCCTTCGACAAAATATGGGAGGCTTCTGCTACCAAACGCTTACGCGGTGAGCCGGACTACCCTTCCATCGATGGCGTAAAAGGCCGCTTCCTGATCAAGAAATACACGAATTTCTACAAGAACCAGCCCGATGCCAACAGCATGTACAACCAGCAAAACCAGAACAACAACCTCCGTATCATGCGCTTTGCGGAAGTATTGCTGCTGCACGCGGAAGCATGTATCAAAAACAACAACCTGAACGGCGCTATTGCAGACCTTACCCGCATCCGCGACCGTGCCGGCCTGGCCAAAAAGACCTGGGCTACTCCGGATGCCCTCTGGCAGGAAATGATTCATCAGAACGAACTGGAGTTCTTCTTTGAGGGACACCGCTTCTTCGATCTGAAACGCTGGTATCCCTACGACCAGATGAAACAGATCCTCGTA